A genome region from Gossypium hirsutum isolate 1008001.06 chromosome A04, Gossypium_hirsutum_v2.1, whole genome shotgun sequence includes the following:
- the LOC107920806 gene encoding (+)-delta-cadinene synthase isozyme XC14, translated as MASQVSQMPSSSPLSSNKDEMRPKADFQPSIWGDLFLNCPDKNIDAETEKRHQQLKEEVRKMIVAPMANSTQKLAFIDSVQRLGVSYHFTKEIEDELENIYHNNNDAENDLYTTSLRFRLLREHGFNVSCDVFNKFKDEQGNFKSSVTSDVRGLLELYQASYLRVHGEDILDEAISFTTNHLSLAVASLDYPLSEEVSHALKQSIRRGLPRVEARHYLSVYQDIESHNKVLLEFAKIDFNMVQLLHRKELSEISRWWKDLDFQRKLPYARDRVVEGYFWISGVYFEPQYSLGRKMLTKVIAMASIVDDTYDSYATYEELIPYTKAIERWDIKCIDELPEYMKPSYKALLDVYEEMEQLVAKHGRQYRVEYAKNAMIRLAQSYLVEARWTLQNYKPSFEEFKANALPTCGYAMLAITSFVGMGDIVTPETFKWAANDPKIIQASTIICRFMDDVAEHKFKHRREDDCSAIECYMEEYGVTAQEAYDVFNKHVESAWKDVNKEFLKPTEMPTEVLNRSLNLARVMDVLYREGDGYTYVGKAAKGGITSLLIEPVAL; from the exons ATGGCTTCACAAGTTTCTCAAATGCCTTCTTCATCACCCCTTTCTTCCAATAAGGATGAAATGCGTCCCAAAGCCGATTTTCAGCCTAGCATTTGGGGAGATCTCTTCCTCAACTGTCCCGACAAG AATATTGATGCTGAAACTGAAAAGCGCCACCAACAATTGAAAGAAGAAGTAAGGAAGATGATTGTGGCACCAATGGCTAATTCAACCCAAAAGTTAGCCTTCATTGATTCAGTCCAAAGGCTGGGTGTGAGTTACCATTTCACTAAGGAGATCGAAGATGAACTAGAGAATATCTACCATAACAACAATGATGCCGAGAACGACCTCTACACCACATCCCTTCGATTCCGATTACTCCGAGAGCATGGATTCAATGTTTCATGCG ACGTATTCAACAAGTTTAAAGACGAGCAAGGGAATTTCAAGTCATCCGTGACAAGCGATGTTCGAGGATTGTTGGAACTTTACCAAGCTTCCTATTTGAGGGTTCATGGGGAAGATATATTGGATGAAGCAATTTCTTTCACCACCAACCATTTAAGCCTTGCAGTAGCATCTTTGGACTATCCGTTATCCGAAGAGGTTTCACATGCTTTGAAACAATCAATTCGAAGAGGCTTGCCAAGGGTTGAGGCAAGACACTATCTTTCAGTATACCAAGATATTGAGTCCCATAATAAGGTTTTGTTGGAGTTTGCTAAGATCGATTTCAACATGGTACAACTTTTGCATAGGAAAGAGCTAAGTGAGATTTCTAG GTGGTGGAAGGATTTAGACTTTCAAAGAAAGTTGCCATACGCAAGAGATAGAGTGGTTGAAGGCTATTTTTGGATCTCAGGAGTGTACTTTGAGCCCCAATATTCTCTTGGTAGAAAGATGTTGACAAAAGTGATAGCAATGGCTTCTATTGTAGATGATACATATGACTCATATGCAACATATGAAGAGCTCATTCCCTATACAAAAGCAATTGAGAG GTGGGATATCAAATGCATAGATGAACTTCCTGAATACATGAAACCAAGCTACAAAGCGCTATTagatgtttatgaagaaatggaACAATTGGTGGCTAAGCATGGGAGACAATATCGTGTCGAATATGCGAAAAATGCG ATGATACGACTTGCTCAATCTTACCTTGTGGAGGCCAGATGGACTCTTCAAAACTACAAACCATCATTTGAGGAGTTTAAGGCTAATGCATTGCCAACTTGTGGTTATGCCATGCTTGCTATTACATCTTTCGTCGGCATGGGAGATATTGTAACACCAGAAACCTTTAAATGGGCAGCCAATGACCCTAAGATCATTCAAGCTTCTACAATTATTTGTAGGTTTATGGATGATGTTGCTGAACACaag TTCAAACATAGGAGAGAAGACGATTGCTCAGCAATTGAGTGTTACATGGAAGAATATGGTGTAACAGCACAAGAGGCATATGATGTATTCAACAAGCATGTTGAAAGTGCTTGGAAGGATGTGAATAAAGAGTTCCTGAAACCAACAGAAATGCCAACAGAAGTTTTGAATCGTAGCCTAAACCTTGCAAGGGTGATGGATGTACTTTACAGAGAAGGTGATGGCTACACATATGTTGGAAAAGCTGCTAAGGGTGGAATCACTTCATTACTCATTGAACCAGTTGCACTTTGA